A region of Lycium barbarum isolate Lr01 chromosome 3, ASM1917538v2, whole genome shotgun sequence DNA encodes the following proteins:
- the LOC132631355 gene encoding protein FAR-RED IMPAIRED RESPONSE 1-like has translation MDPKIFNVDNNNSENVDYNSETDDYNGENVVNNIEDGDIRATLNNILGIEGNDRLLFNVGEDEDEDSEDFNGGGPDTYLDSEDAGLNLVRVEEKVNTPDHFEEYEEDPLTDKYEYEHDVIDEDEARGGMNEERFTHEQFLQGPIEGMTFGSKYSMFSFYKEHATLKGFGVVKKIALKKRSDFVNYVVYACDRSRKGKQKKSSKRIECKARVNAVMMVDGSSWRVTRVESEHNHVLDARLSRFMPSHREMSRSLKRQLVAHDIAGLRPSKSIRLLEVEAGGPDNLGCTPKDCRNYILRERRLRTLSTDAEAINKFFLDMQIKDREFFYAVDHDNSGRLRNCVWVHTHSKYAYLEFYDVICFDTTYLVNQWHMPFASFIGVNQHQQSILLGCALITSEDANTYKYVFFTWLRAMIGVAPTAIMTDQCESIKEAIRVVMPDAIHRYCIWHIFTKLPFRLKRVHNAKIAKREFKAVIFDSITIDEFVGKWEAFIQKYELQNRRWFSNLFLEREKWVPELSLPSSALGILNVLLEIVVVKYTEAKVFFGFMWKEQIQTHYTCTIYDIFMDQVAKKYHCEMSNHEDAEVVKV, from the exons atGGACCCAAAAATTTTCAATGTTGATAATAACAACAGTGAAAACGTTGATTACAACAGTGAAACTGATGATTACAACGGTGAAAATGTCGTTAACAACATTGAAGACGGTGATATAAGGGCAACCTTGAATAATATTTTAGGGATCGAAGGTAATGACCGTTTGCTCTTTAATGTtggagaagatgaagatgaagattcaGAGGATTTCAATGGAGGTGGTCCAGACACATACTTGGACAGCGAGGATGCAGGGCTCAACTTGGTGCGTGTAGAGGAAAAGGTAAATACTCCTGATCACTTTGAGGAATACGAAGAGGATCCTTTGACGGATAAATATGAATATGAGCATGATGTGATAGATGAAGATGAAGCTAGAGGAGGAATGAACGAGGAGAGATTTACACATGAACAATTTTTACAAGGTCCTATTGAAGGGATGACATTTGGAAGTAAATATTCAATGTTTTCATTTTACAAAGAGCACGCCACATTGAAAGGGTTTGGTGTGGTGAAAAAAATAGCGTTAAAAAAACGTAGTGATTTTGTTAATTATGTTGTCTATGCTTGTGATAGGTCAaggaaaggaaaacaaaagaaatcAAGCAAAAGGATTGAATGTAAAGCTCGTGTTAATGCTGTTATGATGGTTGATGGATCATCATGGCGTGTCACTAGGGTTGAAAGTGAGCATAATCATGTGTTGGATGCCAGACTATCACGATTTATGCCCTCACACAGGGAAATGAGCAGGAGTTTGAAGAGGCAGCTTGTTGCTCACGACATTGCAGGTTTGAGACCTTCAAAGAGCATAAGactcttggaagttgaagctgGTGGCCCTGATAATTTGGGATGTACCCCCAAGGACTGCAGAAATTACATTTTGCGGGAGAGGAGGTTGAGAACCTTGTCCACTGATGCAGAAGCCATAAACAAGTTTTTTCTTGACATGCAGATTAAGGATAGGGAGTTTTTCTATGCAGTAGACCACGATAATTCTGGCAGGCTACGTAACTGTGTATGGGTTCATACACATTCTAAGTATGCATATCTTGAAttttatgatgtgatatgttttgaCACTACCTATCTTGTGAATCAATGGCACATGCCGTTTGCTTCATTCATTGGTGTGAATCAGCACCAACAGTCCATACTTCTTGGATGTGCTTTGATTACAAGCGAGGATGCTAACACTTACAAATATGTCTTCTTTACTTGGCTTAGAGCCATGATTGGTGTTGCTCCAACCGCTATTATGACAGACCAATGCGAGAGTATTAAGGAAGCTATCAGAGTAGTGATGCCAGACGCAATCCACAGGTATTGTATTTGGCACATTTTCACAAAGTTGCCTTTCAGGCTAAAGCGAGTTCATAATGCTAAAATCGCCAAGAGGGAATTTAAAGCAGTAATCTTTGATAGCATTACTATTGATGAATTTGTTGGAAAATGGGAGGCATTTATTCAAAAATATGAGTTACAAAACAGAAGATGGTTCTCTAACTTGTTTTTGGAAAGGGAGAAGTGGGTTCCT GAACTTTCTTTACCTAGTAGTGCTCTCGGGATTTTAAATGTTCTGTTGGAGATAGTTGTTGTGAA